The following is a genomic window from Bacteroidia bacterium.
CGAAGTTGCTGTAGGAGAGCATCGCCACGCGCGGAGCGACGTCGAACTTCTTTGCGAGTTCCGCCGCCTGGAGAGTGATGTCGGCAAGTTCTTCGGCATTGGGATTGATATTGACCGTGGTATCGGCGAGGAAATAGGTCTGGTTTTTCATGGCCATGATATACAGGCCAGAAACCTTATTGTAGCGCTTGTCGCGCCCGATGATTTCGAGTGCGGGACGGATGGTGTCCGGATAATGGGAAGTATAGCCGGAAATCATGCCATCGGCATCACCCTGATACACCATCATCGCGGCGAAATAATTGTTCAGGTACTTGATGCGCTGACGGGCATAGTACGCGGTGATGCCCTTGCGGTGACGGAGACGATGATATTCCTGGATATAGAAATCGGTTTTTTCGCAGGATTGCGGATTGATCATCTCGACTCCTTCGAGATCGATGCTGTGTTCTTCTGCCACGGCGCGGATCCGTTCTTCCCGGCCAAGCAATACCGGCAGAGCGATGCCTTCTTCGACCGCGATTTGTGCGGCTTTGATGACTCGTGCTTCTTCGCCTTCAGCGAGGACGATGCGCTTCGGCGTCGCGGCCGCCTTCCTGTACATGGGCGCCATGATCGCCTGGGTCCGTCCCATGCGTATGTCGAGGTTGAGTTTGTACTCCTCGAAATTCGCGATCGGCTTTGTCGCCACCCCGGTTTCCATCGCGGCTTTCGCTACGGCGGGCGCCACCCAGGTCAGTACGCGGGGGTCGAAGGGTTTGGGGATGATGTAGGTGGGGCCGAAGGACATTTCCTTCACACCATAGGCCCGTTTCACGGCGTCAGGCACTTCCTCTTTGGCGAGAGCCGCCAGAGCGTAGGAGGCCGCCTGTTTCATGGCTTCGTTGATCGCCGTTGCCTGCACGTCCAAAGCGCCGCGGAAAATGAAGGGGAAGCCCAGGACATTATTGACCTGATTCGGATAGTCCGAACGTCCGGTGGCCATGATTACGTCGCCCCGCGCTGCGGTGGCATCCTCATACGTGATTTCCGGATCGGGATTTGCCATTGCGAAGATGACGGGATTCGGGGCCATGCTGCGTACCATATCCTGATTCACGACGCCGCCCTTGGAGAGGCCGAGGAAGACGTCGGCACCGACAAAGGCATCCTCGAGCGTTCGCGCGGAGGTATCGGCGGCCATGTCCTCCTTGAATTCATTCATATGCTCCGTACGGCCTTTGTAGATCACACCGGCGGTATCGCACATAATGACGTTTTCCTTTTTCACGCCGAGACTGATATGGAATTTCGCGCAGGCGATGCCGGAGGCGCCGGCGCCGTTATAGACCACCTTGATGTCTTCCAGTTTTTTACCGACGAGCTCGCACGCGTTGATGAGCGCGGCGCCGCTGATAATGGCGGTTCCGTGCTGATCATCGTGGAAGACGGGTATTTTCATTGTGCGCTTCAACTCCTCTTCGATGTAGAAGCAGTCCGGGCCCTTGATGTCTTCGAGGTTGATGCCGCCGAAGGTCGGTTCGAGAACCTGACAGACACGAATGACCTCGTTGATGTCCTTGCTGTTCAGTTCGATGTCGAAAACATCGATATCGGCGAAGGTTTTAAAGAGCACACCTTTCCCCTCCATTACCGGCTTGCCGGCGGCGGCGCCGATGTCGCCGAGACCGAGGACGGCCGTGCCGTTGGAAATCACGGCGACGAGATTCCCTTTCGCGGTGTACTCGAATACTTTGGATTCATCTTTCTCGATTTCACGGCAGGGTTCGGCCACGCCGGGCGTGTAGGCCAGCGAAAGATCGCGTTGCGTCACGCATGGTTTTGTGGTGACGACCTCGATCTTTCCCTTGCGCCCCATGCTGTGATATTCGAGCGCATCTTCCTTGCTGATTTTCATGAACTCTCTCCAGTAACAGTGAATTGAGGTGCTCTATCGTCTATGCTCGGACGATGTCGGATTCTGCAACGAACACTATGGAAAGGCAAGGTAGTAAAAAACCGGCAGGGGTGAAAATCGGACGCCGTATGCAAGTACACGATTTTACTCCTTATGCTCTCCAGCGCTGGTGACCCATGTTCGTTCGGACGCACCCGACGCCTGAGAAGCGGGTTGACCGTATGCGCACTCGTCCCTGCCCGGCACGTTGCTGAACATCTTCAGACGAACGCAGCAGGAAAACCGTTTTGATCGTGGGTGGGTAGTGCGACCTCACGGTACAGCGAGCTGTTGCAGCGATGTCACTGCGCAATCGCGTTCGGGCATCCCTTCCGAGCGCTTGCTGTCGGGTAGAGCGGGACGGAGGGCGGTAGGTCTCAGCTGAAAGTGAAAGGAACTGAAAATCTGCCTTTCCCCCGGTTTGCGCGAAGGGTACATTGTTGTTTCCATATTCCTGATCATGTTCATAATGGGAGCAAAGCATGAACGACACAGGACAATTCAATGAAAAACGACTTCCCGGTCACGATTACTCTCGGCCCGGGACCTATCACCTGGTTTTCGAAGTCGGTGCTCACGCGTCGACCTTTGGCAGCATGAAGAAGGGGGTAATGACACTCAATGCGTACGGAGAGATTTTCCTGAGTGTTCTCGGCCTCGCATTGCAGATTTTTTCCTGCCTGCGTCTCGACGCCATGGACATTCGACCGACAAGTATTGAGTTGGTGGTAAGCATTTTGAAATGGCGGAAGCCGTTAATGAAGTGCTTCGCTTCGAAAGACGAGCGCTGGCATTATCGTCGCACGATGACGATATCGTCGTTCGCCGGGTATCTGAAGATGAACAGTGGACGCGGCATCAACAGAAGGCGCAAGAGGAGCGGGACGCATTTCTGGGCCCTGGGTTTCAAGGATCGTGTTTTGAAGGACAAAGCCGAGATCAACGATACCATCGCGCGTTTACGAGCGGGTTTCACTCTGGTGCGGTGTTCACGGAATCCCGCTGCCGACGGCAAGCGCGCCAGAACACTTTGTAGCGCTGTGATCTCGGCACTTGGAAACTCCGTGGATGCGGCTTTCGGGGCACTGTACAGTGGCGGACCGACAGTAGCTGCGACGCTTGAAGCACCCGGATTGCCGTTCGATACCATGTTGTTGGGAAGGGCGCTGTTTTTGAACAGTTCGCTTCTGCGGCCGGAGTCCGCTCATGCTGCGTTGTCGGGCGACGGACGGAATGAAGTGACGGGTGCGCATGGAGGTCGCACTCCGGAGCCGTTGATCATCGGGATCGGGCCGGGGCGCATCGTTTTTCCCGTGCCGACTGACTGCTGAGTGCATTTTATGCGCGCCGACGGGCGCGGAAGGGAGATATCACCGGGGCGGGCAGGCCTGTGCGGGGATGCGGAGCGTTATTATCTGAGTGCTGAAGGGTCGTTTTTTGTGTAGCTGAGGGTGAGATTGACTGGCGGGGAGGGTCCGGGGAGGGCGAATACAGCTCGGAGGACATATCGGAGTGGGTGGTCTGGTTTATTGAGTATAAAATTTCGATTCATGAATCGAAAGAAGTTGCCCCGGAACTCCCGCCCCGGCCATTCCCGCCCAAAATCTCCTTCCCAGACGCCACACCTCCGCCCTCCCTCCCGGATACCGATCACATCCCCCCGCAATCCGGCTCTCGTCCATTCACTCAGCCATCTCCATCACCGCTTCCAGCACCCTCTCCACGGAAATATTCTCCATGCAGCGGAAGTGTCCCTTCGGACAGGAACGCCGTCCGATGAACGTACACGGCCGGCACGACAATCCGGCAACCTCGATTACCGAAGCGCGGCTGTTATAGGGATAAAAACCAAACTCCCGAACAGTGCTTCCAAATATCGCCGTTACCGGCCGCCGCACTGCCGTCGCCATGTGCATCAGTCCGCTGTCGTTTGCTGCGACAACGGCGCAACGTTCAAGCAGCGCCGCCGTCTCTATCAGCGTTGTGGTACCGCAAAACGAGAAGACGCGGGAAGGATCAACCGCTTGCAGCGCCTGACCGGCTTCCGCGTCCTCGGCAGATCCGAGAACCGCAACCGCGAAACCACGTTCGAGCAGCAGTGTGGTGAGGCGCAGGTACTTCGCCAGAGGCCAGCGCTTGGTGAAATGGCGGGAGCCGGGGCACAGTCCGATGATCCGGGTCTGAGCGTCCCACCCCCGGGCGCACAGCCGGACGAGCGTGTCCTCCCGAAGCTCGTCCGGATAGAACAGCTCGCAGCCCCGCTCATCCGGCGCGACGCCGTAGCGCGAGGCCGTTTCGATATAGCGTTCAGGCACGGGCATGACCGCACCGTACCAATTCAGGTGCGTGCTCACCAGCAGCAGGCGCCGCAGAGCCCGCTTGTCCACGTGGTGAATATTCCTGCTCACACCGTTCCGGATGATGCGCGTCCGCAGATGGTGATGCAAGTCGAACACTGCGTCATAGCCCTCGGCGCCGAGAGCCAGGTTGAGTGTTTCCAGCGCTTTTCTGCCGTGCGCCACATCCACCGTGATCAGCTTGTCGATGTTCGGATTCCACCGCACGAGATCCGCATATTCTTTCCGCACGACGAAATGCAGCTCCGTCTCCGGATACCGCGCCTTGAACACGCGCAGAAACGGCGAAGTCAGAACAATGTCGCCGATGGAGCTGAGACGTATGACGAGGACTTTCGAGAGGGGAGGGGGCATGGTTGCGAGGGAGAGTAAAGAGTGAAGAGTAAAGAGTAAAGAGTCGTAAAAAAAAAAGGTGAAAAGGGGAAAAGGTGAAAGGGTGAAAGGGTGAAAAGGTGAAAAGGTGAAAAGGTGAAAAGGGGAAAAGGTGAAAAGCGTGCGTTTTATCTGTTCTGGTGCAATCGTAATTCGTAATTCGTAACTCGTACATCGCGAAATGTTTCCGTGAAAGGCAAGGTAGCGACCCCGCTGCTGTGGTTCAAGCGCCGGGGCTCCCAACCCGCGATTTCCGGGCGTAAGGACGGCGGGGCGCAGAGCGCAGAGCGCAGAGCGCTTAGCGACCTCTTCCCGAAACCGCGATGATATTGGCGACGAGTGTGTTCTTTGCGTCCTGGCGCCTTGGCGTCTTTGCGTTGATTTCCCCTGAGGCGCAGGAAGAATGAATAGCAAAGGCGCAGAGGGGGATTGTAACAGTTTCTCGAAGCCGCGATGATGTCGGCGACGGGTGTCTTTACGTCTTGGCGATGGCATTCCCTGTGCCCCGGAGGGGAAACAGAGAGGCGTGCGAGGTGTACGCAAACACTACAGAAAGAAAATACCGATTTATATTGCATATTATTGTGCAGCCTTGGTACTTTGCCGCGGTGAGGATGTACCACCTTCTCTCGGATAGTGGAATGAGTGGTTTCGAGCGCTTCTTTGGAAATCGATGTCGGGCGGGGAGAATACGCAAAGGGATTGCATTGTCCGATAAACGTCCGGGTTGCGTCTCGCCTCCAATCCGCATTGTGCCTCCTTACGCCAGGGTATCAGATCATTCGCCCGTGTGTGCTCTCCTTTCCTTCGTGCCAGAGATCCCGCGCCATCATCGACGCGACGCCTCTGCGGCTTTTCCCTTCTCACCCGTTACCTCTTCCTGGTATTCCGTCGCTTCATGGCGGAGACGGGATTCACATTTCTCCTTTCAAACCAATTTCAGTACCACTCACCTGAGGAGAACCTTATGACGTTCAACGAACCCGAGGTAACGCAGGTCGCAAGGCCGCAAGGCCGCAAGGGCTGGCATGATTTTTGCATCGGAGCCCTGCCTGAATCCACCGTGCAGCACGCCTGACGCTGCTCCCGCCGCGACGTCTCGTGGCGGACTATCCCGCTTCGATTTTCACTCCGCATTTCTGATCTTCACGCTCATCTTTATGCTGCTCGCATCCACAGCTTCGACGGTGTTCGCGCAGGTACCGCCGCCGCCATCGGGGAATGGAGAGAGGATTTCGCGTTCGGATCAAATCGATACCCACAGAGGACTGTATTACCCTGGAAGCAATACGAGAGGCGAGCACTCTCCGCGATCAGGCATCAAGCAACTTCGGATGCGATATGTACGCGATGTATTATTGCGACATTCTGAAGCGCAGTGCCTTTCCGTCGATACACCACTTTAACGGCAAGACCTGGCGGAGCTGGTGGAAATTTCCGGGAACCGGAACACCACGCCTGGTCGCAATTGCCAGGACAGAGAACGAAGCCTGGATATGAGGAAGCGGCGCCAATGGCGGAAAGGCGATCATGATACATGGAAAACGATGAGTTCGTCGTAAAAGACGCACATGCAGTGGCAATCCTGATCCAGGCAAGAACTTCAAGATAGTAGAAAATCGAAATACGACGGAGTGAGACATGAGACTTGCATACGTACTTGTCATTAGCGGAGCACTCTTCTTTTGCGCCGGGTCCTGCGAGGACGATATCGTTGATGTGCCCCGGTCCGGCCCGACACCACATCGCATGATTTCACCTGGGACTTGATCATCTTCGAAGCAGCCGAGACCGGTAGATTGAAAGATATCTGCTATATCAATGATACGTGTATCTGGGCGGTGGGATGGTTTATCTGCCGCGGCCCGCAGGGTGAGCGGCTGCTGTACAACGCCATCCGATGGGATGGAGTGGAATGGCGCATGGAGCAGGTTCTCGATTCAATCCCGGGCTCATCTGCAGAGCAAAGTCTCAGTGAGCTGTCAACGGTGTACGGTGATCGTCCGGACAATGTATGGTTCAACACGGGTTCCATTTTTATCCACTGGGATGGCCGCAGATTTACCACGGATGCTGGTCTTATGTATGAGTTGGATTGTTTTCTCACCGAGTGTTGGGCTGATGGTCCGGACAATATCTGGATGGGCGGCACAGACGGTGAACTCGTGCGTTATGACGGAAAGCGTTGGAAGCGCATCAAAAACGATATCCCCGACGAGTGGGATATTTGCGGCATGCACGGGAACGGGGATACCCTGCTGCTTGCTGCGACACAGTATGGCAGTACAGGTTGGACAGCGTTTTATCACGTCATCGGCGAGACCGTGCGTTTCTGGCGTCAGGATTCTGTTCCCCAGGGCGTCCAGGCCGTCTGGTTCGATCATTTGAACAATGTCTACACCGACGGAGGGCGTGTGTATCACTGGAATGGAGAGAAATGGATCAATCTTCACGCTCCGTGGGGGGGCTATGGATTCGACATAGCTGCGAGAAGTCGCTTTGACATTCTTAGTTGTGGGGGATCAGGTACAATACGCCACTTTAACGGCAAGACCTGGAGAAGCTGGTGGAAATTTCCGGGTATCGGTACACCCTACCTGTACGCTATTACCAGGACAGAGAACGAAGCCTGGATATGCGGAAGCGGCGCCAATGGTGGAAAGGCGATCATGATACATGGCAAGCGATGAGTTCGTCGTAAAAGACGCACGCTCAGTGGCAATCCTGATCCCGGCATGAACATCAAGATAGTAGAATATCGAAATACGACGGAGTGAGACATGAGACTTGCATACGTACTTGTCATTAGCGGAGCCCTCTTCTTTTGCGCCGGGTCCTGCGAGGACGATATCGTTGATGTGCCCCCGGTCCGGCCCGACACCACATCGCATGATTTTGTCTGGGATTATACATTGATCCCATCGGACAATAACAACGGAATCTTGCACGATATTTGCTATATCAATGACACATGTATCTGGGCGGTCGGATGGTTCATACGCCGCGGGCCGCAGGGTGAGCGGCTGCTGTACAACGCCATCCGATGGGATGGAGTGGAATGGCGTATGGAGCAGGTTCTCGATTCAATCCCGGGAAGCACGGGACAGCCAAGTCCACATGAGCTGACAACCGTGTACGGTGACCGCCCGGATAATGTATGGTTCAACACGGGTTCCATTTTTATCCACTGGGATGGCCGCAGATTTACCACGGATGCAAGTCTAATGTATCAGATGAATTGTTTTCTCATGGAGTGCTGGTCGGATGGTCCGGACAATATCTGGATGGGCGGCACAGACGGTGAACTCGTGCGTTATGACGGGAAGCGCTGGAAACGCATCAAAAACGATATCCCCGACGAGTGGGATATCTGCGGCATGCACGGGAACGGGGATACCCTGCTGCTTGCCGCGACACAGTATGGCAGTACAGGTTGGACAGCGTTTTATCACGTCATCGGCGAGACCGTGCGTTTCTGGCGTCAGGATTCTGTTCCCCAGGGCGTGCAGGCTGTCTGGTTCGATCATCTGAACAATGTCTACACCGACGGAGGGCGTGTGTATCACTGGAATGGAGAGAAATGGAACAATCTTCGGGCTCCCGGATCCGGAGGCTACGGATTCGATATGGCAGGGGTCAGCCGGTTTGACATAATGAGCTGCGGTTACTTCACGACGATACGACATTACAATGGCAAGACCTGGAGGAGTTGGTCGAGAATTCCAGGTACGGGTAATGCCGTATTAGTCGGTGTTACGAGGACGGTAAACGAAGTATGGATTTGCGGACACAGCGCCGAGGGAGGGACCGCCATCATTCTGCATGGAAAGCGATGAGTCCTCTGCGCATCGTTAGCGCTTGACAGGAGACAAGTTATAAGAAAGAAATATTTGTACCAGAACCTGAGGGTAATAGCATGAAACCAGGCTGAAAAACGTATCCGCGAGGGGCAACTCGCGGATACTCAACAACAAAAGCACAACGTGAAATTACCGGGCATATTGCCTGGCCGGTGTTCCTTTGTCTACCGCTAAAGGTAGAACATGGGACGATGACGAACAAATCACCTTGAAACACCCTTTAATTTTGCACCTGAAAGGAGAATGATCATGAAACGCAAACTCTTGTTGCTATTGGCGCTCCTTGCGCTGACCGCACCTTCTTCTTCACACGCTCAAAAGGTCACTTACGGACCACACATTATCAACCACGGCTGGCAAATTCTTATTGACGGAGGCTGCGAATTCTGGGTTAAGCGGAAAGGGTCCGGACCACCGTACGCGCCTTTCTCTCTCCTGATAGACGACGCCGGGGGCGGGACCCACATAGAGGCACGCTTCATCGTGGACTGGCTTATTCCGCATGATTCAACGATGTATCCCAACGATGTGGTTGGGGCGACGCTCAGGATGGAGTACTTCGGCAACAACCTGCCCGATCTTTCAATGGACATCTGGGGTTTTTCCACCCTGTCGCATCTCCTGGATCGCAATGCCGTGTTAAGCGGGATGACAGGACCTCCGCTGCTGAGTGTCGACGGCAGTGCCGGACTTGTCGAATATACCGACTTCACCGGCAATTTTCGGGATTACGTGAGTGACGCCGTCGTGGACGGGCATCTGACCCTGGCCTTCGCTCTCCCCCACGAGGAAGTCCTCCATGACCACTTCTTCAATTTCGACAGCGTCGCGATACAGCTCACGATACATTACCAGGACTCGTTCACCGTAAAGATCACAAACGTCGTGAACAACATTGAGGACTACGATCTGGAGGCAGGCAGTCTGGTACGCGGAGATATCAACATCTTCAGTGGCTCTGTCGCTCTCTACTCGGCACTTCCCTCCTTTGAGCCCCCGTACGTCACCCGCAACTGGAGGGTCAATTACGAGCATATCGCCGAAACCTGGCACTCCAAATTTGAAGATCCCTCCCTCCCGCGCAGATTCAAGTTTCAGACTTGGGACAACGTGCCGGATAGATCCAAGGTGATATATCAAACACCTCCGTATGACGCCGTCCAACGGGATTTTAAGGCGATGGCCAAAGAGACGTATCCCGCCCGCCACAAAGCAAGACGCGAGATCCACCATGACTACGACGGGCTGTCCATCGCGTTCAGGGATGCATGGAGAGTCGCGCAGACCTTGAACGCGGGCGTCCCCGCCGCTCAAACGATTCTTGACACGTATCTGGATCAGGTCACACCGTATGCACCCTGGACCGACGATCAGTCCTGGGGGGTGTTTCTCAACATCGGACATGCCGATTCAAGATGTTACGGCAGTCAGTACTGGCGATACTACGAGTACGACCCGGGAAGTGACAGTTACAGTCGGAAAAACGACGCGGCACTCGAGGAGGGCGATCTGATCAGCATGGATGAAATCCTCACCGGGAAGGGATCGCACGTAACACCGGCGGGCGGAATCGAAGTACACAATCCCGCGCCCGGTGATGATCCGTTCCGAGAATATCGGCTGGAGTACAAAGATGAAGACAACACCATGGACTTCTACGGCGTCTACAAAGCACACATGCTTTCCGATAAGGAGTCGCAACCAACACGATCCGCCAATCAACGCAAGATCGACATTGACCCCCGCGGAGGGTATCATCTTGTGTACGAGAGCGCCGGAGAAATTTGGTACGTGCAGTCGGAAGACGGTGTCACCTGGTCGACGCGGGAAGAATTGATCAGCGCCTACACCCACAACGCATCGAACCCGTCGATCGCGGTTTCCGACAGCAGTATCTACATCACCTACATGGAGGGCGATAACGTCAAGCTGAAGCGTAAATACAACGGAGTGTGGACGGAGTACTTCTTCCATGCTGAATACATGAACAACGGCGCGACGACAACACCGGTCATCGCGAGTGGCGGCACATGCTACAGCGGAGAAGGCGATATCGTGGTAACCCTTTGGGATGATCATGATCGCATCCGATACTGCGTCATGCACTTCCGATATCAGGCGCTATGGAAGGATGATCAGGTCGAAAGCGAACTGCCCCAGACGGGGAGCGCTCCTCCTGTCTCGCCATCGGTAACCTGTGACGACATGCAAACGGAATTTACCGCGTGCTGGCGCGAAGGTACTGTGCTCAAATGCGCGGAGATCCATGTTGGCGGTGGCACCTGCGATAGAAACAAATTCTACTCGTACACCAATACCACGTTGTTACCGGATGCAAGCTTCGCAACCGATTCCGTGGTGTTTGCGCCGTCGATCACACACAATCATGAAATGAAGGCGGTTGTCGCTTATGAAGTGAAAGTTCCTGGAATCATCTATTCCGACAGGTGGGTCAACATTCGGACCTATGATAATACGTCCGGGACTTGGAACACCACCTTGCATCAAATACCGTATTTCGCGATGAC
Proteins encoded in this region:
- a CDS encoding NADP-dependent malic enzyme — protein: MKISKEDALEYHSMGRKGKIEVVTTKPCVTQRDLSLAYTPGVAEPCREIEKDESKVFEYTAKGNLVAVISNGTAVLGLGDIGAAAGKPVMEGKGVLFKTFADIDVFDIELNSKDINEVIRVCQVLEPTFGGINLEDIKGPDCFYIEEELKRTMKIPVFHDDQHGTAIISGAALINACELVGKKLEDIKVVYNGAGASGIACAKFHISLGVKKENVIMCDTAGVIYKGRTEHMNEFKEDMAADTSARTLEDAFVGADVFLGLSKGGVVNQDMVRSMAPNPVIFAMANPDPEITYEDATAARGDVIMATGRSDYPNQVNNVLGFPFIFRGALDVQATAINEAMKQAASYALAALAKEEVPDAVKRAYGVKEMSFGPTYIIPKPFDPRVLTWVAPAVAKAAMETGVATKPIANFEEYKLNLDIRMGRTQAIMAPMYRKAAATPKRIVLAEGEEARVIKAAQIAVEEGIALPVLLGREERIRAVAEEHSIDLEGVEMINPQSCEKTDFYIQEYHRLRHRKGITAYYARQRIKYLNNYFAAMMVYQGDADGMISGYTSHYPDTIRPALEIIGRDKRYNKVSGLYIMAMKNQTYFLADTTVNINPNAEELADITLQAAELAKKFDVAPRVAMLSYSNFGSNAEEDSPRKVRRALEIVQERAPDLMVDGEMQADTAVVPDIINDIFPFSKLKGGANVLIFPDLNSGNIAYKLLARIGGGHPIGPILNGMCKSVHVLQRGSDVKEIVDMIAIAVVDAASNRTAEC
- the waaF gene encoding lipopolysaccharide heptosyltransferase II, whose product is MPPPLSKVLVIRLSSIGDIVLTSPFLRVFKARYPETELHFVVRKEYADLVRWNPNIDKLITVDVAHGRKALETLNLALGAEGYDAVFDLHHHLRTRIIRNGVSRNIHHVDKRALRRLLLVSTHLNWYGAVMPVPERYIETASRYGVAPDERGCELFYPDELREDTLVRLCARGWDAQTRIIGLCPGSRHFTKRWPLAKYLRLTTLLLERGFAVAVLGSAEDAEAGQALQAVDPSRVFSFCGTTTLIETAALLERCAVVAANDSGLMHMATAVRRPVTAIFGSTVREFGFYPYNSRASVIEVAGLSCRPCTFIGRRSCPKGHFRCMENISVERVLEAVMEMAE
- a CDS encoding T9SS type A sorting domain-containing protein — its product is MKRKLLLLLALLALTAPSSSHAQKVTYGPHIINHGWQILIDGGCEFWVKRKGSGPPYAPFSLLIDDAGGGTHIEARFIVDWLIPHDSTMYPNDVVGATLRMEYFGNNLPDLSMDIWGFSTLSHLLDRNAVLSGMTGPPLLSVDGSAGLVEYTDFTGNFRDYVSDAVVDGHLTLAFALPHEEVLHDHFFNFDSVAIQLTIHYQDSFTVKITNVVNNIEDYDLEAGSLVRGDINIFSGSVALYSALPSFEPPYVTRNWRVNYEHIAETWHSKFEDPSLPRRFKFQTWDNVPDRSKVIYQTPPYDAVQRDFKAMAKETYPARHKARREIHHDYDGLSIAFRDAWRVAQTLNAGVPAAQTILDTYLDQVTPYAPWTDDQSWGVFLNIGHADSRCYGSQYWRYYEYDPGSDSYSRKNDAALEEGDLISMDEILTGKGSHVTPAGGIEVHNPAPGDDPFREYRLEYKDEDNTMDFYGVYKAHMLSDKESQPTRSANQRKIDIDPRGGYHLVYESAGEIWYVQSEDGVTWSTREELISAYTHNASNPSIAVSDSSIYITYMEGDNVKLKRKYNGVWTEYFFHAEYMNNGATTTPVIASGGTCYSGEGDIVVTLWDDHDRIRYCVMHFRYQALWKDDQVESELPQTGSAPPVSPSVTCDDMQTEFTACWREGTVLKCAEIHVGGGTCDRNKFYSYTNTTLLPDASFATDSVVFAPSITHNHEMKAVVAYEVKVPGIIYSDRWVNIRTYDNTSGTWNTTLHQIPYFAMTGYGEPISPSLGAHETNTHCGQAPEPGLRLAFHRNWGGGIRIGVIDCQYSEHDQFTSGECFPSVVPYAPNGMLRETFSAPFQTGPFMHALRTSNTHLSKQATPNLRLIRDLRVRFGDEMALLGVTDLNLRQGNNVTQTIGWHALPDSLVIGVDGDAHEILYTEPFTVSNGSRIDYHSIVYCSNAQAMPSGVSIAVQLRRASDRSLLHSFSIPLRNLPADTAMWTNWSRPLPQIPAIPVYISLGIDGALPAGAEVSNAKVWMEDQYIPKLASGESAPSQLPGDFTLHRNHPNPFNPGTVIPFSLGHDGHVRMSVHDVLGREVALLVNEVRSSGRYGEYFDAANLPSGTYICRLVFEGTTQSRSMLLVR